From Phenylobacterium montanum, the proteins below share one genomic window:
- a CDS encoding ferritin-like domain-containing protein: protein MTINNITKDAMYDAVAPDDFESMLELDRYNARSTAFDKIISATHDHFWDPLDKKYIDFDEPFDIENTPLVPEDMIAALQTDYVSNHLSDPKERTRFINTIVLHNFSSILHGEQGALNLSASLCHVLKDQGAQEYAANQTREEARHVTAFAKYIKSRWGRPLECGPVLKDLLVEIIGAPEVYKKIIGMQMLIEGLAMGAFASFFNTITDPLGKKLLQLVMTDEAFHHKFGKIWADRTVPKLTAEEHAIIEDWAAHCFQVLLFNLVAPSQQAAIYADFGLDPDKVMEAFSEVMTDDVRREGMKESANIFRVLIKTLLNAGIITDRTRAFYAMYIDMDELKAEGDRMVGDDIAEEGIRFLQEINFKDRTAVEVLIAAE from the coding sequence ATGACCATCAACAACATCACCAAGGACGCCATGTACGACGCGGTGGCGCCGGACGACTTCGAGTCGATGCTCGAACTCGACCGTTACAACGCCCGCTCGACCGCCTTCGACAAGATCATCTCGGCGACCCACGACCACTTCTGGGATCCGCTGGACAAGAAGTACATCGACTTCGACGAGCCCTTCGACATCGAGAACACGCCCCTGGTGCCGGAAGACATGATCGCGGCGCTGCAGACCGACTATGTCTCGAACCACCTGTCCGATCCCAAGGAGCGGACCCGGTTCATCAACACCATCGTGCTGCACAACTTCTCCTCGATCCTGCATGGCGAGCAGGGCGCGCTGAACCTGTCGGCCTCGCTCTGCCATGTGCTGAAGGACCAGGGGGCGCAGGAATACGCCGCCAACCAGACCCGCGAAGAGGCGCGCCACGTCACCGCCTTCGCCAAGTACATCAAGAGCCGCTGGGGCCGTCCGCTGGAATGCGGCCCGGTGCTGAAGGACCTGCTGGTCGAGATCATCGGCGCGCCGGAGGTCTACAAGAAGATCATCGGCATGCAGATGCTGATCGAGGGCCTGGCCATGGGCGCCTTCGCCAGCTTCTTCAACACGATCACCGACCCGCTGGGCAAGAAGCTGCTGCAGCTGGTGATGACCGACGAGGCCTTCCACCACAAGTTCGGCAAGATCTGGGCCGACCGCACGGTGCCGAAGCTGACGGCGGAAGAACATGCGATCATCGAGGACTGGGCGGCGCACTGCTTCCAGGTGCTGCTGTTCAACCTGGTGGCCCCCTCGCAGCAGGCGGCGATCTACGCCGACTTCGGCCTCGATCCCGACAAGGTGATGGAAGCCTTCAGCGAGGTGATGACCGACGACGTGCGCCGCGAGGGCATGAAGGAATCGGCCAACATCTTCCGCGTGCTGATCAAGACCCTGCTGAACGCCGGCATCATCACCGACCGCACCCGCGCCTTCTACGCCATGTATATCGACATGGACGAGCTGAAGGCCGAGGGCGATCGCATGGTCGGCGACGACATCGCCGAGGAAGGCATCCGTTTCCTGCAGGAAATCAATTTCAAGGATCGCACCGCGGTCGAGGTTCTCATCGCCGCGGAATAG
- a CDS encoding sigma-70 family RNA polymerase sigma factor, with protein sequence MDDRAARVAKPNSASTDAQSEATFKRELVALIPHLRAFARTLAGDAASADDLAQEAMMKAWLARDSYQMGTNMKAWTFMILRNQFYSEKRRSWRQTQLDQDAAERTLVAVDDPQAPVALDELRMGLKMLPAEQREALILVGAGGFAYEEAAEICGCAVGTVKSRVSRARKALQAILESGDYERDGRAAGDAMSSILADAQRLSSSP encoded by the coding sequence ATGGATGATCGCGCCGCCCGGGTCGCCAAGCCCAACTCCGCCTCGACCGACGCCCAGAGCGAAGCCACATTCAAGCGCGAGCTGGTGGCGCTGATCCCGCATTTGCGCGCCTTCGCCCGCACCCTGGCCGGGGATGCGGCCAGCGCCGACGACCTGGCCCAGGAAGCGATGATGAAGGCCTGGCTGGCGCGCGACAGCTACCAGATGGGCACCAACATGAAGGCCTGGACCTTCATGATCCTGCGCAACCAGTTCTATTCCGAAAAGCGCCGCTCCTGGCGCCAGACCCAGCTCGACCAGGACGCCGCCGAGCGGACCCTGGTGGCGGTGGACGATCCGCAGGCGCCAGTGGCGCTGGACGAGCTGCGCATGGGCCTGAAGATGCTGCCGGCCGAGCAGCGCGAGGCGCTGATCCTGGTCGGCGCCGGCGGCTTCGCCTACGAGGAGGCGGCTGAGATCTGCGGCTGCGCCGTGGGCACGGTCAAGAGCCGGGTCAGCCGCGCGCGCAAGGCGCTGCAGGCGATCCTGGAATCCGGCGATTACGAGCGTGACGGCCGGGCGGCCGGCGACGCGATGAGTTCGATCCTGGCGGACGCACAGCGGCTGAGCTCGTCGCCATAA
- a CDS encoding acyltransferase family protein, translating into MSNPRDIEKLDSLTALRFFPALWVVLFDYWRNLGTPVPTLVAKGYLGVEVFFTLSGFILCHVYLAEVRDGRFDYGAFLKARLARIYPLHLASLAAIGAMALAATAAGLAIDPNILSWPSLPANLLLTQAWGMATAAGWNHPSWSISAEWFAYLAFPLFAAAALRLRRRPQAAVLGAAALLVVLYLGFQALTGESLTQATIRWGALRIVPCFALGCALYLGHAQRLVRDRAVSRAGAFFLGVLGLIFAQMNAPDAAIVLAFGGLIACLAGGYPQDNRGPVGRVFNYLGEISFAIYMLCVPWNLAFVGVASRLFHFDKNALPLTAWLFLIAGLIPAAAAAHHLIERPARGWVRRLGARRGDLAAGVA; encoded by the coding sequence GTGTCCAACCCACGCGACATCGAAAAGCTGGATAGCCTGACCGCGCTGCGGTTCTTCCCGGCGCTGTGGGTGGTGCTGTTCGACTATTGGCGCAATCTCGGCACGCCGGTCCCGACCCTGGTGGCCAAGGGCTATCTGGGCGTCGAGGTGTTCTTCACCCTCTCCGGCTTCATCCTCTGCCACGTCTATCTGGCCGAGGTGCGCGACGGCCGCTTCGACTATGGCGCATTCCTCAAGGCCCGGCTGGCGCGCATCTATCCCCTGCATCTGGCGAGCCTCGCCGCCATCGGGGCCATGGCGCTGGCGGCGACCGCCGCCGGCCTCGCCATCGACCCCAACATCCTGTCCTGGCCCTCGCTGCCGGCCAACCTGCTCCTGACGCAGGCCTGGGGCATGGCCACGGCGGCCGGATGGAACCATCCGTCCTGGTCGATCTCGGCCGAGTGGTTCGCCTACCTGGCCTTTCCCCTGTTCGCCGCGGCGGCCCTGCGCCTGAGGCGCCGGCCTCAGGCCGCGGTCCTGGGCGCGGCGGCCCTGCTGGTCGTCCTCTACCTGGGCTTCCAGGCCCTGACCGGCGAATCCCTGACCCAGGCGACCATCCGCTGGGGCGCCCTGCGAATCGTCCCCTGCTTCGCGCTCGGCTGCGCCCTCTACCTTGGCCATGCGCAAAGGCTCGTCCGCGACCGCGCCGTGAGCCGGGCCGGCGCCTTTTTTCTGGGCGTCCTGGGCCTGATTTTCGCCCAGATGAACGCCCCCGACGCTGCGATCGTCCTGGCCTTCGGCGGGCTGATCGCCTGCCTCGCGGGCGGATATCCACAAGATAATCGCGGCCCGGTCGGGCGGGTGTTCAACTATCTCGGAGAGATCAGCTTCGCGATCTACATGCTTTGCGTCCCCTGGAACCTCGCCTTCGTCGGCGTTGCATCTCGCCTTTTCCACTTTGACAAGAACGCCTTGCCGCTCACGGCCTGGCTGTTCCTGATCGCGGGTCTGATCCCGGCCGCGGCTGCGGCCCATCACCTGATCGAGCGGCCGGCCCGCGGCTGGGTTCGCCGGCTGGGCGCGCGCCGCGGAGACCTTGCGGCAGGCGTGGCGTAG
- a CDS encoding CHAP domain-containing protein produces the protein MAVSAAVLFASAGSANAADDYLQCAPFARMISGIQIFGDAWTWWQKAAGRYAQGFTPKSGAVLVFKPTGIMNKGHVAVVSRVLTDRVIQVTHANWSIIDGSRGQVEKDVTVVDVSRQGDWSQVKVWFDPARDLGSTVYPTYGFIYQSSEQAARTAAQNAVRVVAQSALSQLASVVPTPGASAQQQMNQASSPTDRIAALIQAATGGSDEH, from the coding sequence ATGGCTGTGTCCGCAGCTGTCCTGTTCGCCTCGGCTGGATCCGCCAACGCCGCCGACGACTACCTGCAATGCGCCCCCTTCGCCCGGATGATCTCGGGCATCCAGATCTTCGGCGACGCCTGGACCTGGTGGCAGAAGGCCGCCGGCCGCTACGCCCAGGGCTTTACGCCCAAGTCCGGCGCCGTGCTGGTGTTCAAACCCACCGGCATCATGAACAAGGGCCACGTGGCCGTGGTCAGCCGCGTGCTGACCGACCGGGTGATCCAGGTCACCCACGCCAACTGGTCGATCATCGACGGCAGCCGCGGCCAGGTGGAGAAGGACGTCACCGTGGTCGACGTCTCGCGCCAGGGCGACTGGAGCCAGGTCAAGGTCTGGTTCGACCCCGCCCGCGACCTCGGCAGCACCGTCTATCCGACCTACGGCTTCATCTACCAGTCCAGCGAGCAGGCCGCCCGCACCGCCGCCCAGAACGCGGTCCGCGTGGTCGCCCAGAGCGCCCTCAGCCAACTGGCCTCGGTCGTGCCGACCCCCGGCGCAAGCGCCCAGCAGCAGATGAACCAAGCCTCCAGCCCGACCGATCGCATCGCCGCCCTGATCCAGGCCGCGACCGGCGGGTCGGACGAGCACTAA
- a CDS encoding entericidin A/B family lipoprotein produces the protein MRKMLLWTLLAASLSVAACNTVKGAGQDVSAAGHAVSDTASDAQHH, from the coding sequence ATGCGTAAGATGTTGCTTTGGACTCTGCTCGCGGCCAGCCTCTCGGTGGCCGCCTGCAACACCGTCAAGGGCGCGGGCCAAGACGTCAGCGCCGCCGGCCACGCCGTCAGCGACACCGCTTCGGACGCCCAGCACCACTAA
- a CDS encoding lipocalin family protein: MAAVALAACVLGGWIAEAAPSATTKPVDPKRYTGRWYEVARLPNKIQSNCAAATSDWSRDPDGEFEVVQTCHMGAANGQAKVWRGSGKIVDEATNSRFRIGFFGGLVQMDYAVLDRGDDYSWCMLTASNPKWFWIMSRRPNLSPAEKAALVARAQALGFDTSKLIFDAPPAT; this comes from the coding sequence ATGGCTGCCGTCGCCCTCGCCGCCTGCGTGCTCGGCGGCTGGATCGCCGAGGCGGCGCCCTCGGCGACCACCAAGCCGGTGGACCCGAAGCGCTATACCGGCCGCTGGTACGAAGTGGCGCGGTTGCCGAACAAGATCCAGTCCAATTGCGCGGCGGCCACCTCCGACTGGTCGCGCGACCCCGACGGCGAGTTCGAGGTCGTGCAGACCTGCCACATGGGCGCGGCCAACGGTCAGGCCAAGGTCTGGCGCGGTTCGGGCAAGATCGTCGACGAAGCCACCAATTCCCGGTTCCGTATCGGCTTCTTCGGCGGCCTGGTGCAGATGGACTATGCGGTGCTCGACCGCGGCGACGACTACAGCTGGTGCATGCTGACCGCCTCGAACCCGAAGTGGTTCTGGATCATGTCCCGCCGCCCGAACCTAAGCCCCGCCGAAAAGGCCGCCCTGGTCGCCCGCGCCCAGGCCCTGGGGTTCGATACCTCGAAGCTGATCTTCGACGCGCCGCCAGCGACATAG
- a CDS encoding CC_3452 family protein, with the protein MIVRTLALVAAFSALAGSALADGRAEATLQKPVASPVKAIIGDASWSCLGTVCAAFPATEAVQSISVCKQLVKAAGPVASYSFDGKAFPPDLLARCNGTK; encoded by the coding sequence ATGATCGTTCGCACCCTGGCGCTGGTCGCCGCCTTCTCGGCCCTGGCCGGTTCCGCCCTGGCCGACGGCCGCGCCGAGGCGACCCTGCAAAAGCCGGTGGCTTCGCCGGTCAAGGCCATCATCGGCGACGCCAGCTGGTCGTGCCTGGGCACGGTCTGCGCCGCCTTCCCCGCCACCGAAGCGGTGCAGTCGATCAGCGTGTGCAAGCAGCTGGTCAAGGCTGCCGGCCCGGTGGCCAGCTACAGCTTCGACGGCAAGGCCTTCCCGCCGGACCTGCTGGCCCGCTGCAACGGCACGAAGTAA
- a CDS encoding DUF1328 domain-containing protein: MLGWALAFIVLALIAGFLGFFTLAGLAASIAKILFLIFLVLLVVSFVMRAIRGQSVV; encoded by the coding sequence ATGCTTGGTTGGGCCTTAGCCTTCATCGTGCTGGCGCTGATCGCCGGCTTTCTCGGCTTTTTCACCCTGGCGGGTCTGGCGGCCTCGATCGCCAAGATCCTGTTCCTGATCTTCCTGGTGCTGCTGGTGGTCAGCTTCGTCATGCGCGCCATACGCGGCCAGTCCGTAGTTTGA
- the nepR gene encoding anti-sigma T factor NepR: protein MIEHSPATPPKRAPTPSLDEARLRQQAIGVKLRQMFDEVVNEPVPEEFLEILRQADAHDTDGE, encoded by the coding sequence ATGATCGAGCATTCGCCCGCCACACCGCCCAAACGCGCGCCTACGCCGTCCCTGGACGAGGCGCGACTGCGGCAGCAGGCCATCGGGGTCAAGCTGCGCCAGATGTTCGACGAGGTGGTCAACGAGCCGGTGCCCGAGGAATTCCTCGAAATCCTACGCCAGGCCGATGCGCACGATACGGATGGCGAGTAA
- the phyR gene encoding anti-anti sigma factor/receiver protein PhyR, which produces MSLLVRLAPHLPYVRRYARALTGDQVRGDAFVRQALEALAAGRVSLDHGLTPRVGLYRAFHEVWSAEGADPGAAPAAEGAPARRLMRIPPRSRQAFLLTALEGFTPGEAGQILGVDFAGVDGLISEAQREIDAELATSVLIIEDEPVIAADIEGLVRELGHDVLDIAATRTEAVEAVRRQAPGLVLADIQLADGSSGIDAVKDILGQLDVPVIFITAFPERLLTGERPEPTFLITKPFQPETVKAAIGQALFFHPGAGRKAA; this is translated from the coding sequence ATGAGCCTCCTGGTCCGCCTGGCCCCGCATCTGCCTTATGTTCGGCGCTATGCCCGCGCCCTGACCGGCGATCAGGTCAGGGGCGACGCGTTCGTGCGGCAGGCGCTCGAGGCCCTCGCCGCCGGGCGTGTGTCTCTGGATCACGGCCTGACCCCGCGGGTCGGCCTCTACCGCGCCTTTCACGAGGTCTGGAGCGCCGAGGGCGCCGATCCGGGCGCGGCCCCGGCGGCAGAGGGCGCCCCGGCCCGCCGGCTGATGCGCATCCCGCCGCGCTCGCGGCAGGCCTTCCTGCTGACCGCCCTGGAAGGCTTCACCCCGGGCGAAGCCGGCCAGATCCTGGGCGTCGACTTCGCCGGGGTCGACGGCCTGATCTCCGAGGCCCAGCGCGAGATCGACGCGGAGCTCGCCACTTCGGTGCTGATCATCGAGGACGAGCCGGTGATCGCCGCCGACATCGAGGGCCTGGTCCGTGAGCTGGGCCACGATGTGCTGGACATCGCCGCCACCCGCACCGAGGCGGTGGAGGCCGTGCGCCGCCAGGCTCCTGGCCTGGTCCTGGCCGACATCCAGCTGGCCGATGGCTCCTCCGGCATCGATGCGGTCAAGGATATCCTCGGCCAGCTCGACGTGCCGGTGATCTTCATCACCGCCTTCCCCGAGCGGCTTTTGACTGGCGAGCGGCCCGAACCGACATTCCTGATCACCAAGCCGTTCCAGCCGGAGACGGTGAAGGCGGCGATCGGCCAGGCCCTGTTCTTCCACCCGGGCGCCGGCCGCAAGGCGGCCTGA
- a CDS encoding sensor histidine kinase: MAPTPLFDFGAARMPGTLATIRVRLGAAMAVALAPVLLLGAAETTVAYQKDAQEQRASLGLAAERSAATARARMESASVLLETLAPESVGLECAQRLSEVTGRLAGYDNLIRFDRFGRVACAARSVPADALRRDRAWFIRLSQGMQSTIIRSPEGLGGAPALLAAERADDRNGAFDGALVALINLDSLRPNLADRALPRGTEVAIIDEQGRYISRTRPGAFGAAGTEVVSAARNGPGPYIYFGKDQDGESRVFSAAPLTGEVSVILSAPAESLFSWAGLNPLSSFMFPLLAFTLALTAVWVVTERVVVRWLAYLNRIAAIYAKGRLSVRPSQASHAPPEIRELAVTMADMAEAIAARDQSLRDSLTEKDALLREIHHRVKNNLQVISSLLNLQERSLADPAARAAMAETRQRVGALALIYRALYQGSDMRRVDLRQFLSDLIGQMVIEQQAKGMAVRTELTADELTIDPDKLAPLALFAVEAISNAQKHALAAHGGLLSVRFEVDGAEATLSISDEGGDAEPSLGGGIGVGRALMSAFARQLRGRMELAPNGRGGATARLIFPTPGLEKAPPRRTRQAGEGNQPTAQAS; this comes from the coding sequence ATGGCGCCGACACCCCTTTTCGACTTCGGCGCGGCCCGGATGCCGGGAACGCTGGCGACCATCCGGGTGCGCCTGGGCGCGGCCATGGCGGTGGCCCTGGCGCCGGTGCTGCTCCTGGGCGCGGCCGAGACCACCGTCGCCTACCAGAAGGACGCCCAGGAGCAACGGGCCAGCCTGGGTCTGGCCGCCGAGCGCAGCGCCGCCACCGCCCGGGCGCGCATGGAAAGCGCCAGCGTGCTCTTGGAGACCCTGGCGCCGGAATCGGTGGGGCTGGAATGCGCCCAGCGCCTGAGCGAAGTCACCGGCCGCCTGGCGGGCTATGACAACCTGATCCGTTTCGATCGCTTCGGCCGGGTGGCCTGCGCCGCCCGATCGGTGCCGGCCGACGCCCTGAGGCGCGACCGGGCCTGGTTCATCCGTCTGAGCCAGGGGATGCAGAGCACCATCATCCGCTCGCCCGAGGGCCTGGGCGGGGCGCCGGCCCTGCTGGCCGCCGAACGCGCGGACGATCGGAACGGGGCCTTCGACGGCGCCCTGGTGGCCCTGATCAACCTGGACAGCCTCAGGCCTAACCTGGCCGATCGCGCCCTGCCCCGCGGCACAGAGGTGGCGATCATCGACGAGCAGGGCCGCTACATCTCGCGCACCCGGCCCGGCGCCTTCGGCGCCGCGGGGACCGAGGTGGTCAGCGCCGCGCGGAACGGACCAGGGCCGTATATCTATTTCGGCAAGGACCAGGACGGCGAGAGCCGGGTCTTTTCCGCCGCGCCCCTGACCGGCGAGGTCTCGGTGATCCTGTCGGCGCCGGCCGAGAGCCTGTTTTCCTGGGCGGGCTTGAACCCACTCTCCAGCTTCATGTTCCCGCTGCTGGCCTTCACCCTGGCCCTGACGGCGGTGTGGGTGGTGACCGAGCGGGTGGTCGTGCGCTGGCTGGCGTATCTGAACCGGATCGCGGCCATCTACGCCAAGGGGCGCCTGTCGGTGCGGCCCAGCCAGGCCAGCCACGCCCCGCCGGAGATTCGCGAACTGGCCGTGACCATGGCCGACATGGCCGAGGCGATCGCCGCCCGCGACCAGTCGCTGCGCGATTCCCTGACCGAGAAGGACGCCCTGCTGCGCGAGATCCATCACCGGGTGAAGAACAATCTGCAGGTGATCTCCTCGCTGCTGAACCTGCAGGAGCGGTCCCTAGCCGATCCGGCGGCGCGCGCAGCCATGGCCGAGACCCGCCAGCGGGTCGGCGCCCTGGCCCTGATCTACCGCGCGCTGTACCAGGGCTCTGACATGCGCCGGGTGGACCTGCGCCAGTTCCTCAGCGACCTGATCGGCCAGATGGTGATCGAACAGCAGGCCAAGGGGATGGCGGTGCGCACCGAGCTGACCGCGGACGAACTGACCATCGACCCGGACAAGCTGGCGCCCCTGGCCCTGTTCGCCGTCGAGGCGATCAGCAACGCCCAGAAACACGCCCTGGCGGCGCACGGGGGCCTGCTGAGCGTGCGCTTCGAGGTCGACGGGGCCGAAGCCACCCTGTCGATCAGCGACGAAGGCGGGGACGCCGAGCCCTCGCTGGGCGGCGGGATCGGGGTCGGCCGGGCCCTGATGAGCGCCTTCGCCCGGCAATTGCGGGGCCGCATGGAACTGGCCCCCAACGGCCGCGGCGGGGCGACGGCGCGGCTGATCTTCCCGACGCCCGGCCTGGAAAAGGCGCCCCCGCGCCGGACGCGGCAAGCGGGCGAGGGGAACCAGCCCACGGCTCAGGCGTCTTGA
- a CDS encoding PaaI family thioesterase: protein MTTPPSLAEQLNAQPLPLAKLLGIELVEASKTKVIARLVVRDEICTAGGILHGGAFMTLADTAGAVGAHLNLPEGARTTTIESKTNFLGSATVGTLVTAEATPVHVGRRSSVWQTRITAPDGKLLALVVQTQMVI from the coding sequence TTGACGACGCCCCCTTCCCTCGCCGAGCAACTGAACGCCCAGCCCCTGCCCCTGGCCAAGCTGCTTGGGATCGAGTTGGTCGAAGCCTCCAAGACCAAGGTCATCGCGCGTCTCGTGGTGCGGGACGAGATCTGCACCGCCGGCGGCATACTGCACGGCGGCGCGTTCATGACCCTGGCCGACACCGCCGGCGCAGTCGGCGCGCACCTGAACCTGCCGGAGGGCGCGCGCACCACCACCATCGAAAGCAAGACCAATTTCCTGGGCTCGGCCACTGTAGGGACGCTCGTCACCGCCGAGGCCACGCCCGTGCATGTCGGCCGCCGCTCCTCGGTCTGGCAGACCCGCATCACCGCGCCGGACGGCAAGCTGCTGGCCCTGGTGGTCCAGACCCAGATGGTGATCTGA
- a CDS encoding S-(hydroxymethyl)glutathione dehydrogenase/class III alcohol dehydrogenase yields the protein MKTRAAVAFEAKKPLEIVEVDLEGPRAGEVLVEIKATGICHTDAYTLDGLDSEGLFPSILGHEGAGVVLEVGAGVTSVKPGDHVIPLYTPECRQCKSCLSRKTNLCTSIRATQGKGLMPDGSSRFSYKGQTIHHYMGCSTFANHTVLPEIALAKIRTDAPFDKACYIGCGVTTGVGAVVNTAKVEPGANAIVFGLGGIGLNVIQGLKMVGADKIVGVDINDGKEEWGRKFGMTHFVNPTKVEGDLVAHLVGITDGGADYTFDCTGNVNVMRTALEACHRGWGESIIIGVAEAGKEIATRPFQLVTGRVWKGSAFGGARGRTDVPKIVDWYMDGKIAIDPMITHTLPLERINEAFDLMHAGESIRSVVVF from the coding sequence ATGAAGACCAGAGCCGCCGTGGCGTTCGAAGCCAAGAAACCGCTCGAGATCGTCGAGGTCGACCTGGAGGGCCCGCGCGCCGGAGAAGTGCTGGTCGAGATCAAGGCCACCGGCATCTGCCACACAGACGCCTACACCCTGGACGGGCTGGACTCGGAAGGCCTGTTCCCCTCGATCCTGGGCCATGAGGGCGCGGGCGTGGTGCTTGAGGTCGGCGCCGGCGTGACCAGCGTCAAGCCCGGCGACCACGTGATCCCGCTCTACACGCCCGAGTGCCGCCAGTGCAAAAGCTGCCTGTCGCGCAAGACCAACCTCTGCACATCGATCCGCGCCACCCAGGGCAAGGGCCTGATGCCGGACGGGTCGAGCCGGTTCAGCTACAAGGGCCAGACCATCCACCACTACATGGGCTGCTCGACCTTCGCCAACCATACGGTCCTGCCCGAGATCGCCCTGGCCAAGATCCGCACCGACGCCCCCTTCGACAAGGCCTGCTACATCGGCTGCGGCGTCACCACGGGCGTGGGCGCAGTGGTCAACACCGCCAAGGTCGAGCCGGGCGCCAACGCTATCGTGTTCGGCCTTGGCGGCATCGGCCTCAACGTGATCCAGGGCCTGAAGATGGTCGGCGCGGACAAGATCGTCGGCGTCGACATCAATGACGGCAAGGAAGAGTGGGGCAGGAAGTTCGGCATGACCCACTTCGTCAACCCGACCAAGGTCGAAGGGGATCTGGTCGCGCATCTGGTCGGGATCACCGACGGCGGCGCCGACTACACCTTCGACTGCACCGGCAACGTCAATGTGATGCGCACGGCGCTGGAAGCCTGCCATCGCGGCTGGGGCGAGAGCATCATCATCGGCGTGGCCGAGGCCGGCAAGGAGATCGCCACGCGGCCGTTCCAGCTGGTCACCGGCCGGGTGTGGAAGGGTTCGGCCTTCGGCGGCGCCCGCGGCCGCACCGACGTGCCGAAGATCGTCGACTGGTACATGGACGGCAAGATCGCCATCGACCCGATGATCACCCACACCCTGCCGCTGGAGCGCATCAACGAGGCCTTCGACCTGATGCACGCCGGCGAGAGCATCAGAAGCGTCGTGGTGTTCTAA
- a CDS encoding FMN-binding negative transcriptional regulator, whose translation MHPAKPFLETDPERLEALAAERGLALIVGVKDGRPLCAHAPVLLSDGRLRFHLSAANPLARALEDGAVALAVVTGAEAYVSPDWYGLEDQVPTWNYLSAEIEGPVRRLDAEDAAALLDDLSAVFEARLAPKPPWTRGKMTPGRFEAMLNGIVAFEMQVERLEGVRKLGQNKPAEARLGVASALEALGVAEMAGLVRQTLD comes from the coding sequence ATGCACCCCGCCAAGCCGTTCCTGGAAACCGATCCCGAGCGCCTGGAGGCCTTGGCCGCCGAACGGGGCCTGGCCCTGATTGTCGGCGTCAAGGACGGCCGCCCGCTCTGCGCCCACGCGCCGGTGCTGCTGTCGGATGGGCGGCTGCGCTTTCACCTCTCGGCCGCCAACCCCCTGGCCAGGGCGCTCGAGGACGGCGCCGTGGCCCTGGCGGTGGTGACCGGCGCGGAGGCATACGTCAGCCCCGACTGGTACGGCCTGGAGGACCAGGTGCCGACCTGGAACTATCTCTCGGCCGAGATCGAGGGGCCGGTGCGGCGGCTGGACGCCGAGGACGCCGCCGCGTTGCTGGACGACCTGTCCGCCGTCTTCGAGGCCCGACTGGCCCCCAAGCCGCCCTGGACCCGCGGCAAGATGACGCCCGGGCGGTTCGAGGCGATGCTGAACGGGATCGTCGCCTTCGAGATGCAGGTCGAACGCCTGGAGGGGGTCCGCAAGCTGGGCCAGAACAAGCCGGCCGAGGCCCGGCTTGGGGTCGCGTCGGCTCTGGAGGCGCTGGGCGTGGCCGAAATGGCCGGGCTGGTGCGCCAGACCCTAGACTGA